A window from Cinclus cinclus chromosome 4, bCinCin1.1, whole genome shotgun sequence encodes these proteins:
- the MGAT3 gene encoding beta-1,4-mannosyl-glycoprotein 4-beta-N-acetylglucosaminyltransferase, protein MEHVEGVKWMKMRRHKLFLTLCMAGLCLISFLHFLKALSYVTFPRELASLSPNLVSSFFWNNAPVTPQVSPEPGGAEFLRTPLYSHSPLLQPLSPSRASEELHKVEFVLPEDSTEYFVRTKAGGICFKPGTKVLEKPPAGGRQEERADGAASGRPARKPLSASGTKRRKWVECVCLPGWHGPSCGVPTVVQYSNLPTKDRLVPREIPRRVINAINVNHEFDLLDVRFHELGDVVDAFVVCESNFTAYGEPRPLKFREMLLNGSFDYIRHKVLYVFLDHFPPGGRQDGWIADDYLRTFLTRDGVSRLRNLRPDDVFIIDDADEIPARDGVLFLKLYDGWTEPFAFHMRKSLYGFFWKQPGTLEVVSGCTMGMLQAVYATDGIRLRRREYYTMPGFRQYENSTGHILVQWSLGSPLHFAGWHCSWCFTPEGIYFKLVSAQNGDFPRWGDYEDKRDLNYIRELIRTGGWFDGTMQEYPPADPKEQMYAPKYLLKNYQRFRYLLENPYRKLEGAG, encoded by the exons ATGGAGCATGTGGAGGGGGTCAAGTG GATGAAGATGAGACGCCATAAACTCTTTCTCACTCTCTGCATGGCTGGTCTCTGCCTCATCTCCTTCTTGCACTTCCTCAAGGCCCTTTCCTATGTCACCTTCCCCAGGGAGCTGGCTTCGCTTAGTCCCAACCTCGTCTCCAGCTTCTTCTGGAACAATGCCCCCGTCACGCCTCAGGTCAGCCCTGAGCCAGGGGGTGCAGAGTTCCTCCGCACACCCCTGTACTCCCACTCCCCTTTGCTCCAGCCCCTgtctcccagcagagccagcgAAGAGCTGCACAAGGTTGAGTTCGTGCTGCCAGAAGACTCAACGGAGTACTTTGTCCGTACCAAAGCCGGTGGCATTTGCTTTAAGCCAGGCACCAAGGTGTTGGAGAAGCCCCCCGCGGGAGGTCGACAGGAGGAGCGAGCGGATGGCGCGGCCTCGGGGCGGCCGGCTCGGAAGCCGCTGAGCGCCAGCGGAACCAAGCGGCGCAAGTGGGTGGAATGTGTGTGTCTGCCGGGCTGGCACGGCCCCAGCTGCGGGGTCCCCACCGTGGTCCAGTACTCCAACCTACCCACCAAGGACCGCCTCGTGCCACGGGAGATTCCCCGGCGGGTCATCAACGCCATCAACGTCAACCACGAGTTTGACCTGCTGGATGTCCGCTTTCATGAGCTGGGAGACGTGGTGGACGCTTTTGTGGTGTGCGAGTCCAACTTCACAGCCTACGGAGAGCCGCGGCCCCTCAAGTTCCGCGAGATGCTCCTCAACGGCTCCTTCGACTACATCCGCCACAAGGTGCTCTACGTTTTCCTGGACCACTTCCCCCCCGGCGGCCGCCAGGATGGCTGGATTGCTGATGATTACCTGCGTACCTTCCTCACCCGGGATGGCGTCTCTCGCCTCCGCAACCTGCGCCCGGATGATGTCTTCATCATCGATGATGCTGATGAGATCCCGGCCCGTGATGGCGTGCTCTTCCTCAAGCTCTACGATGGCTGGACGGAGCCCTTCGCCTTTCACATGCGCAAGTCTCTGTATGGCTTCTTCTGGAAGCAACCAGGCACCTTGGAGGTGGTCTCGGGCTGCACCATGGGGATGCTCCAGGCCGTCTATGCCACCGATGGGATACGTTTGCGACGCCGTGAGTACTACACCATGCCTGGGTTTCGGCAGTATGAGAACAGCACGGGACACATCCTGGTGCAGTGGTCGCTGGGCAGCCCCCTCCACTTTGCCGGCTGGCACTGCTCCTGGTGTTTCACCCCAGAGGGGATCTACTTCAAACTGGTGTCAGCCCAGAACGGGGACTTTCCCCGATGGGGTGACTACGAGGATAAACGAGACCTCAATTATATCCGGGAGCTGATCCGGACTGGAGGCTGGTTTGATGGTACTATGCAGGAGTATCCCCCTGCTGACCCCAAGGAGCAGATGTATGCTCCCAAGTACCTGCTCAAGAACTACCAGCGGTTCCGCTACTTGTTGGAGAACCCCTACCGAAAGCTGGAGGGTGCTGGGTGA